The Capsicum annuum cultivar UCD-10X-F1 chromosome 1, UCD10Xv1.1, whole genome shotgun sequence sequence ATTCATCAAGAAGCCAATAACAGACTCCAAGGAAAACTTGAGGATTTGAAGTGCTGGACTGGTAAAATTACCAAGTTCACACAAGGATAAATGTAGAGCTGTAATCACGCGTAAATAAAAGTAACTCCGGAAAGTTGAGACTGAATTGGAAATTACTTTACACATTCTTGATGATGTAGAAATCTTTCGTAAAGAAGAACACCGTGCAGAAATTTCAAATGTTGGTGGTCTACTATCACTATTTGGAGAGATTCTGGTTGCGTTGATATGGGTAGGGGTTGGACAGTTATAAAACACATTGACCTTGAATCTCAACTCCACAACACTGATAGTGATATCATACgttaaaattttatgataaggATCTACTTACTTGGAATTGAGGCGTAGTAGTAGTTGTTTGTATAGGGATTTGTCTGCATTTATAGATAAAATACAACACACAACAAAAATGACATGCTGGAAGGAGGGAATCAAAGTAAAGAGTTATTTGCGAATTGAATACTGTAAGCCGCAATTGTCAAGAGAAAGCACAATCAGAATTGATCAAATATGACAACACTCATACATCATCCATCAGCCTGGATTACAGTGACGAAGGAGAATAAATAGATCAACAACACTAGAAAGAGACAGTTACTTCTTGATTTGACATGGAGGTGAGTGCGAGTCAGACTAATTAGCAGAGTGATGGTGTAATCCAAGTAGGTGGGCAGATAGGACTTAGAGACAATCCAAGATAAATAGCTTCAATCTTTCCATCTTCAAGATTGTAAGTCCCCGTATCTCTTCCACCCCCGCCTTCCAACACATTAAATTGTTCAGACCAATCATCTGTAAAATATATGTGATTAGACTTGACTCCTGTGACTTTAGAAGAGTCAATGGTAATTGGTCTATTACGGCCCAAAAAGATTGCTGACTCTCCCAAGGTCTTAGTTTCCTCCTTGAATTCACCTCGATTACGTCTAATTCAAATACTTTAAATTTTAAGGTCTTGTACGCACCTTCCGGATAAGCTATATCATCATAATTGGCAAAACGGATAACAAGTAATAGTGCACCACATAGCTCAACTAGAGAGAGCTGATTTGTGTGATGTTCACGCCACATATCATCCTCCAGCTGAACAAGCAAGCACGGTTTAATCAGCTTAGGCCCTATAACATCAATAACCCAAACTCTACCGGACCATGACACAGAATAAAATTGACCGTTAAAATAACTGATATTAGTGATTTCACCCCATTCAGCAATGATATTAGTCCAGTTGAGGTTTCCAGGCCGCCAAAAAGCCAACCGATTACCACCTCCTCCATAATAGGAAACCAGCCGTACATAATCTGATGTAAGAGGACTGGCAAAGAAGATAGCATTGTCGATGATTACTTGATCTCCGCAACCCTGTGAAGCCAATAAGTCTTTGGGAAGGAAGCGGAATTTGGGTACGGGAGAAAGGATGCAACAGGTTCATCTCTCCTGTATTCTTATTATTAGGATAAATAAcctaaataccaacccttttagaAGCActttcccacttttttaattactttactctctcctgttaacatacataacatagccgacatatacataacattctgtgtatatgttgagatttttgtaatatgttcaGTGAGTTGGGATtgttttgtaatattggaaacataagttgtgtatttgtgtaattttcacttattattaaTTGTCAACACCCATCCTTGTGATGGAAAACACTCTCGTCCTCTAGCTTCAGGGAGAAACATTCATTAAACTTTCTGCTTGGAGAGAGTAAAATTCCCTATGATCGTCATTTTTGTCAGCCAGCATTAGCAACGGAACTTGGGCAGAAAACAAATTGAAATTTTCCTTTGTTGCCACAATTTTCCATGATTTACAATAAACATTACAAAAAGCTATGAAATCTTCTATCACTTTAATATGCTTTGCGATCAGAGCAATTAGATCGTTGGGAAGTTCTGCCCACTTCACCATTCTAAGCAAACTTTGTTTATGGTTTTTGACTTTGAGTTCGAGCATGGATGACAATGGTAAGCAGCCGTCACCTCCAACCCTAAGATAGTGGGTTCGAGTTAACTCTCATCTCTGACCCCAAGGTTGTAGGTCCGAGTTAGTGAGGCCGCAAAAAGGGTGGGAGCTAATTAGGGGTAAAAGAAAAGAACTAAGAGTTAAATCGTGACAAGAACTAGAATATGCCGTAAGAAGTTTGTAACCTACAAGTTTTGTCTCATGAGGCATAACTTAATTCCTACCGAACTACGCTTTCAGAACTTATAGGTACTACATGACTCATGTCCGACAAGGCAAAAGTTCTCtgaaattttgatccaaaattttTCACCAATTTGATGGATAAAAATTAAAGACACTCCCGAAATATGGGTAATCTGTGTAAAACCTTGTATTACTTGTTGATAATgagggagatattttagggatTAATGGcggagtaaaaataggatgtggattttcttattatgtatcaagagtaaagttaaaaaaatgggattttatgaaaatttaaaaaaaaataagggatattaggtaatataatctcttaagtatttttaaatatttgtggaAGAGATAGCATGCAATAATTGCAAATTAATAGTTACCTTAATTAGTGGAGCACAATCTTTATCTACAAGGTGAGAAAAACGTGAGAAAATGGaatgaaaatctgaaaaataagaactattcaagaaaaaaaaatgaaagataaaattaaaaaaggaaaaagataaagtGCTGAAGTGAAACCAGGAGAAGTTACCTCTCGTTAACTGTCAatcaaaaaaatgttatttttgctAAAACGTAATTTTGTGAAAGTATTGATATTTATCGtaattatgatcttaagtttgTCACTTCTTGTAATTTTCACTTATGAGGATAATTAATGTGAATCAAACTCACCTTCATGTCAGCTACGGGAGTAATATCCCCAAAATACTCTATGTTTTGTCATTCTCCTTCACTGTAATCCAGGTTGATGGATGATGAATGTAGTTGCATTTGATCAATTCTGATTGTTTCTTTCTCTAGATAATTGAGGCTTACAATATTCACTTCATAAACTACTCCTTAATTTCATTCCCTTCTACAAACATGTCATATTAAACTAATAAATTTTAGTtaaagaaataaatcaacaaaacataaataataagaAGAATCCAATTTATTCCACTTTcgtcaaaattttcatttaatAAATTAGACAACCATACTTCCAACTCCAACTTTGTAAACTAGTCCTTCAGTATCCAGATGTTGTCTACATCAGTTTTTCTCCTTAAGTCAGGTTTATAGACATTAAACTTTGCAAGCTGAGTAATAAGATAATAAATCCAAGAAAAGACAAACACCAAATTATAGATTGCTTCTTCCAAATGGGACCTCTACATTAATAGAAATTACATTATACACAAAATGGAAGTCTTGAATGGGACCTATAAAAATGATACAACACACCCAAACCCCCAACCATTTTTGGCACATGGACATTAACACTCTAGGCAATTGAATGTTCCAACAACTTTGCATTTAACCCTTCAGTGTACCAGATATCTACCAAAAGACTCAAAAATTGAAATGAATCAACGTAGGTTCGTATACAACTGGAATGCTAGCCTGGGAAATAAGAGATTTCGCTTGCCATCTTCCCCGGCAATTTGTTCTAGATCTGCAAATCATCCAACGAGATTTCATCTGCAGTCAGGAGCTTTAATTTCTGCAACACAATCAATCATCCCACGTCAGTGTAGGCATTTATATCTCTCAATATAAAACTATCACTGAAATTTATCAGACTTCTAGCATATAGAACTAGAAAAGGAATGATTAAGTAGAGGGGTGTGTTTGGTGGGAAGAAAAATGCTtaccatgaaaataattttctagGAAAAAAGTGTgcttcttacttattttcttgtgttcggtACGTaagaaaaacttggtattctaaAAACATTTGTATATAATCCAGACAAATACTATAGAGGTGGGGATGTGAACGCAAGGGCATGGGTGGTGGAGATGGGGGCCTAGGGAGTGGGAGTGAAGATAAGGTGTGTTGGATGGTGGGAAGGACAAAATCAATGTTTTGCACAACCTGTTTTCTCTACTTCCACTAGGGAGATCATTTTCCTCATTCTGAAGGAACTAATtttccaaagaaaatattttccgcAAATTTTTACCAACCGAACATGAAAAAATtggcaaaattttagaaaatattttgctCCGTCCAAACACACGCTAAAGCTGTACAGTTAGTTCTCCAACAAGCAAATCATGTTCAAGATGTTCTGGCTTTTCCTACGAAAACATTGTTTATGGTACAAATAACGCGAACAGAAGCATATACACAGAAAATGTATAACAAGATCCAGGAAAGGACAAGTCTTATTGGACATTCTCAAGAAGGCATTTCAATTATAAATAAAACGACGAAGGACAAGTGATCGCTCTCCATTTCAGTAGAAGGCagtaatgtattaaaaataaactgTCACTACTAACTGAAGAGATTAACTACAGTTACTAACAAAAATTCATAGACCTCATATTTCTAAGAAAAGAAGATTGGAGATTGTAGAGGAAGCAGATGAAGTTTCATACTGTAATGAATTGTGGAGGGTCATCGATGCTGGATGAACCAAGAACTACTTCTCTCTTCAGCTTCGTAGATAACTTATGACAAGCCCGCAACTGAAACATACGAAGGAAAATGACTTTGAGATTACATAGACATGTAAAGTTACAACATTAACATGCTACAAAGGAAAGCAAAAATAAGCCTGAAAAGGAAAGGGCAAATTTTGTTCTTTTTGAAAAACATAACGACAATTGGAAAGCGTAAAGTCTGGAAATAACACCTCTGATCGTGTAGCTCCACcaactataaatacaaaaatgCGTTGACCCATTTTCTTGAAATCGCTTGATGCATGCCTCAGGATTGAATCACTGCAAGAGCGAAAGAATTCAATCAACACTTCCTTAAAATGATTGCCTAGTGCTGGCACAGAAACGATATGTTGACATATAATGGCGAGGTACAATAATGTGTACCTAGAATATCCATCATCAGAATTTCGAGGGCGGGCCCATGTAGCTGTCCTTCTCGATCTCATTGAATGAGGAGCTGAAACTTGATTTGCTTGTATTGATGCAGACTGGGAAGTTGCATGGAAAGTTGGACTTGGATCATTCATGCAGGGATAATCATTCTTTGGTAATTCCCCTTTACTGAGTTTTTCAACAAGTTCCTGCAAGATTAGAATAGCTTTGATCAGTTAACCAACTTAAAGTAGTATCTTCAGGTCTCTGAGTCGCCCCAACCCACCAATGTGATCAATTACAGTGACCCTgatatttgattttattcttgCTAGAGGAGCTAACAGGTACCACTTTTCTTCGGAAAGCCGGAAATCTGTTctttatcccttttcttttttgatggGAGGggattgaaaatccaaaacataATCAGAATCATCAGATCATAGATATGGTGAATGGTGTTACAACAACATTGTAGTATACCTCAATCATGGGGTAAAAACGGGACAACTGCCATGTTGCCGCTTGATCAGTACGGTCTTTTCTAGCGGCGTGCTTCTTCtgttataaaaaatagaaaagaggaaATCTACATCAGAAGGAGCTTATCATGAATGAAAACCATTTCATAACCAATCATGTACCTTGTGAACATCAAACTTGAGAGAGAAAGGTCCCAGAGAGCTTTTCTTACTATCTGTAAATCCCTCCAGCAATCTCATATTGTACACGGCAGTCATGTCATCTTGGGGCAATCTCGCCAACTACAGGGATAAAAATGTGAGTGCTGAGTGTACAAAATTGTCTCCACAGAATGGGAGCAACTTTGTATACCATCAGAATAGTACTAATGTGAAAGTTCTCAGTCAATGTAGTTCCGGATGACACAAGTTAAACATGAAAAGGAATCAGAATTCAAACAAAACCAATACAAGAGAATTCAAGCCAAACAGCAAACTTGTGTTTTCGACCACTAGGAAGACCCTAACATGCAGTAGCTAcatcattatttagattttcaagCTGTTAGTAGTTCAACCAAGAATAAGCAAAACTCCAATATAAGGTGATACTTGTTCGATTCAAGATATTGGAAATGACAATAACAAATCACGAACCTCCATTAACTTGGAAAGTTTGTCACTGTCATACTTCTCAGGATGAATGGctgcataaatcatcaataagcGTAACTTGCTTTCCCGTGTCACATCCTGCAGACCACAGCTAATTGCTCAGATAAACAGATCTAGACATAATGGAGGTTTAACAACCTATACAATTTCTACCTGATGAACCCTCAGGAAATTGATCAAATCTTTAGTCCCTGCATCTCCGAAAACAAGGTCCTGCTCTAATTGCCCAATTTCTTTTAGACTCGACTCCCTGATAATTCTGTTTAGCTTCCCGGCAATCTGGATTAGGAAAAAATGGTCATCATAAACACACTGATGACTTCTGCAATAAAGGATTTTTTCCACCAAAAGAACTCTAAATTGATAGGAAACTGAAAATACTTATATTGTACAGATGTGCTAAGGCAAAACATGACCCGTAATGTAATTCCACCAATCCAAGCAAAAAAAATGAAGTGATTACTCTACGGCTACTCACAACATCGCCTCACTAGTCAACATCAGACTGAAACTCTAGctgccaaaaataaaatgatagatCACACCGAATATTGTGTTAATCCAAGAAAAGCAATTGAAAACTAATGCGTTCATCAATACTTGCAATTGTGCAAAGGTCGGTAGATATTTTCAACAACCTGTAGATCCTGGGTCCAAAAAAATGAATCCTCTCTACCTTACATTTTTCTGACATTTGTTAGGGATACCTGGATGTATTTCCTATATACCTCCCCCTCTGTTATCTTGTACAACAGTGTTCGATTAGATATAAGAATTGAGACAAAGTCAGAAAACTGAGTAGCATCTTAGTAACACAAGAATAAATATTGATTAGAAGATGAACTCATCTCTTTTGGCACTTCTTTAGGAatgtgtttttcaaaaaaaattttgatcAGGTAAacaatttttcatatatatagaaaaaaaagggcagcccagtgcactaaagctcccgctatgcacaggatctggggaagggccccaccaaaAGGGTGTATATATCAAATATATTTGGCTCCCATTTTTCATATCCTTTTTAGGATAGTTTCAACTATCACGAATATTAAGttaatttgattttcattttatacAAATAGAGTAGTATCAAAATAgttggaaaaataaatatttcaggGGGGAAACTATCTTAAATTTTGGAATGTTAGATAAATTTGAGTTCTTTAAACTTGTCAAGATCTTTTTCTGATAAAGTATAAACTTGTGAAAATCTAGAGAGCATAATTATTATGGAAGAATTCTTAACATTTTCACAAACCTAAAATGTAGTCAATTGGATTAGATAACAGGAATCCCAAATATATGCAGTCTTTTCATGAACAATTATAAGTAATATAGATGCAATTTaactattaattttaatattctttcaGATTATCTTGAACGATAGAAAAGCTCTTATATTTTAGCCCATGTTACACACAAGAAGAATCAATATCATGCACATTTGAGTGACCTGCAGTTTGCCACAATACCAGAATAGACATGATAAAAGTACAATGCAAGCAAGAGCATAGAGCAGCATAAGGCTTAATGAATGACATTTAACTTTATCTCTTAACCAGAATAGCAAATAAAAAAACATGTTTAGCTACTTTACGTTCAAAAGTGTAGATATACCATCAAACTTAAGGCGTCAAAGTGCAAACCATCAAGTGGAATTTTAACAAGACTCACATCAACATGGAGAGAGAGCTTCTCAATCTGTTCACTGTATTGAGGTAAAGCCTGAACCATCTTTTGCAAATCTCGAGTAGATAATTGGCCACCGTCCCTACAATGTCGATAAAAAGTGGAGTAAGCAACATAACCCATTTGGTTCAGAATCTAAAGAatgggaagaagaagaaaagaagggcTGTGCCTCTGTCCAGACTTGCAGGTATTTCCagtttatccaaataaaaaatagcAACTCATGCTGCAAATAGTTCAATGATCTATAAATAAATGCATAAAGACATTTTCTAGTAAATGAGAATAACCTAACAGGCGTCCAACTTGTAAGTAAAAAATTTATAGATTTAGCTTTGTAATCTCGCAGTTGATAATTTACACATCGATTCTTCAATAAAGGGAATGGCATCTTTACTACTAAGAAAGCAACTTCAGTTGCACACTGGACGAGACTTCGAAAACTTTTTCATACTTAAGGGCCAACCAAACAGATCTCAGGTTAAACATAGTTTGAATCAATCACAATCCCAGATTCTTACATTCTATATATCATCTCTTGCAAATTACATTAATTTTCGATTCATGTCATGACAAAGCATTTCCAAACACATATTCAAgcgaatttctttttttttttttttggaaaaaaggtCTAGTAAATTACAAAAAGTGCAGACTGACCTTGAACCGTGATGCATTTGTGCAGCTTTATTCTTTGACACAAAGTTTGTCATCTTCTCATGCAACCTTTCACTAGCCTACAAACCAATTACAGATTAGAGATAGCATAAACAAGTTCTATTCCTAACTTATAAGCTAGTTATGCACAAGACCTACATCAGCAATGTGTGCATGGCGGAGCTCTAACCAGATAGGATCATGATCCTCCAAAAGAACATCTTTCTTCTCAGGAGGGCCACCAGCTTTGCCAGGAACCTAGCCTTAGAGTAAAATGCACTGTTATGGTAGATTCAACAGCATTTCCATTAGAGAAACTCAGAACACACAACTCACCTCGTGCACATATTTATTCCCGTCCATGTTTAACAAATCATGGCACATTGCATCATATGTCCACTCGTGTATAATGGGAGCAATCTGGAAAACAGAGGGAGATAGAGAAGCATGTCAAGGAAATGAGAAATAGCCAAGAATATTATGggaatgaaggaaaaagagttgaCTAAAACCTGGTCTACTGATCTATCCACAATAAGCAACTCGCAAGTTTCTGTTTGTGGAAAGTGAGGAAGAGTAGATTTGTACTTTGTAAGAGAATTCCAAACACCAGCTGCAAGCTTTGTAGGAATTAAATCGCGAAAGGTTGTCATGGTGGTAGGATCAAGTGATTTCGCAGAGCGGTAGCGCACCAAAGGAAATTCCTGTAGAAATTTATTTTAGCAAGGGCGTCTTTATGCTCAAAAGCTTCGGATCAAGATAAATGTTTACCATCAATGAAGCAAAAACTGTAGCAATACGGTTGGCCATCACATTCAAACACAAATCACCCTTCCGAGAACCTTCTTCATCTCCATAAAGGTCTTCAAGCGCCCTCTCATTATCGGTGATAAAACCCTATAGGGTAATATGGGATTGTTAAGAAATCAATCACAAGGTCTCACAGAGATGGCTTATCAACCTATAAGACGACATCAGTAAATTATACAAAAGAATTTCCTACACAGTTGGCAATGTTGAAGGGCCACCTTCACATCTATCAATCTCAATCCTCATTTATATTGGCCACAAAAGATTAAGTAACACGCCTATGCAGTTCCTGGAATTGACAAAACTAGATGGCAGTACAGAGATGGCTTATCAACCTATAAGACGACATCAGTAAATTATACAAAAGAATTTCCTACACAGTTGGCAATGTTGAAGGGCCACCTTCACATCTATCAATCTCAATCCTCATTTATATTGGCCACAAAAGATTAAGTAACACGCCTATGCAGTTCCTGGAATTGACAAAAATAGATGGCAGTTCTTTAACTGCAGATGTACGACATGTCATTTTTATTTCGATGCTGTTGTTGAGTTATGATAACTTCCGGATTAGCGCTCATGCTAAGGAGGGTTTCCACATCGATATCAAATCCTCGGAGTCCTACAAAAGGTTGTGGAACCAAGCTTTCAAGTCAAACAAGCCAAgggaagaagaggaggaaaacTTCCCAAACGACGTGGCCACGAAGGAATTCGTGGGGCAAGGCAGAAGCTACAAAGGCAGTTTGTGTCCACAAACCCCTTTCATGGGGACAAAGGATGTTTACCCTTTACTTGTTCTTTTGATCTAATAGTATTAAAGGCCCAATTCATGGTTATCCTAGACTTTGTTAACTTTTCCCTTAGCCCTAGTACAAATACTCCTCTTCCCCATTTGGCAGGTTTGGCTAGATTTTGAATTATAGAAGATTTACCTCGTGTAAGGTTTTAGGGATTGCTCCCATGCATCTCTCTTGGTTTGCTCCATGTGAGATATCCAATGTACGAGTCCATGTATCTTCCCCCTTGGATTTGTTCTAGTAATTAACTGTCTTTAGATTCTAGATTATCCTTCCTTTCTTCTAAATCTCCCcctttcttttctatttctagTATCTATCCTTGTTATCCTATCTTGCTATTTGAAATCATGTCTATCTGTTGCTTCGGAGTATCAGATTGTTATCAACTGATGATCCATATAAAGTAAGAAATACAAGCATCACTAAGTCAAATATGGATGCACACTTCACTATGAAAGAACTAAAGTGGATCAAGAAGAATGACCAGGGAAGACGTTCCAAGTTGGGCCCAGGGCTTTAGTTCAGTGGTAAGACATAGTTTGTCATGCTTGGGTTAGGCTAACGTCACTGGTTCGAACCTGAACGTAGTGAAGTGCGCTCATTAACCACTGACACGAACTATGCGTCAGTGGCCCTTGAgaatttttctattaaaaagtTAAAGACTTGGTGATAATTTGTGTGTAATAACTGCATGGAAGAGGATAAAAGTGTCTAGGAGCCAAGATGAAATGGTCAGGATATCAACCCTTATCAAAAACAATTTTCCTTATGAAAAACGGATATCAACTAAACCATTAGACCTGCCATGTTCCTTTTGTCCCTTTCACGTGCATACTCCACGGAAGGAGGAGAGCAGTTGTTACACTACACAAAGTTCCTTTATTAACATGTCTGTACTACAAATAACACGAAGGAAAAGCAAAGTTCGGTATGACATCCAACGGGACGAGATATTAATTTAACTCTGgttcttcaaaaatatcaagaacaaGGATCAATCAATTTTGCAACATCATACACCACTATTCCAGACTCCCAGGGCAAAATCTGCTGGCAAAAAGTAAGATATCTGGAGCTGTTGCATTGAAATACCTTTCCTAATAAAGAAAGTTACAGACAGGAAGTTTGGTATATACATATGATTCTCAGCTTCTCGTAGCATCAGTGATAAAAAATGAAAGATCCCCTTCTCACAGAATTGCATTCTCCAATTAAGCACAGGAATCAAAGcagaaaataacaattttcatgACTTTTTGAGTGATGCATCATCACATACCTGGCTGTCAATAGCGAAAAACTCCAAATTCATCTGCGCGATAAATCCCTCAATAAGAACAGTGGCACCAATCAAAGcaataaatagtaaaattatcTCAAGAAAAGATTTCACAAAAGAAGGATGATAACTTCTCTCAAGGCACCAATGCGAGACAGAACACTTGAATCCCTCTTTATGTGATTAACCAACTCTTTAGCAATAGGTGAACTAAAGAAGACAAATGCCCTgaaaaggaaataaagaaaagCAGAggatgagagagaaagaaaggagaaaaaataaccaaagtaAATCAGAGTGACATCTACGATAACCGAGTTCCCTCTATACTTTTGATCAAGTCAAGCTTCCCTAAATCTTTGGACAGGGAATCTAAGGAATTGACTATTAAGCTTTATGATGTAGAAGAATAGACAGCTGGCTATGCATACCATGAATATTCATATGTGAATTGGGACCTTGAGGTGATCATAAAAAGGACAAGGTCTAAATCTGGGTAAGTTAGAGGTCTTTTTTTCAGAATGCACTTATTAAATAGAGGTCTTCTCACTCAAATTGCACTTAGGTGGGACTCTGCCTTCACAATGTTGTCGTACATTCAGGAAAAGACAATCTGAAATTTCACATACAGCAAACCTAGCTTTAGATTAATTACTGCAAAGTGGTCTTGTAGAATCTTTATTCAGCCTAGATGCAAGCTCCAATATAAAAGACAGACTCTCAGAGAGATTGGAAGTATGGGGTTATATGAGAAAATGCTTTCTCAATCGATACTTGGGGCAGCCTATCCTTCTCTCAAGATGTCCTCCATTTTCTTTTCCGCCAAACAAAAATGTCAATTAACTTCTTCTTCCAATTATATAAAATTAGTATATTCACAGATACAACACAGTAATATATTATTTCTATCACCAGAAGTTAGTAAACTAAAGCACTGTtgtcaaagaaaaaaatgtgacCAAGATAAAAAGTACTCAGAATGGAACTCAAGGTATTTCTGGACGTACTTTCGGTACAAAGGTGACTTCCCAGCCATGTCAGATAGAAACATCAAAACACTGCAAATAAACGAAAAGGTTAATGACAAGTGTCTGTATAtagttaattttaaatataaataaacagCAAGATTGATGTTACTAAGATGAGCCCAGAGCCAGCATAGTAATAATAACACTAAGATGAAGATGTGGTTTTTTCACATGGATGCTTCTATCTAGAGAGGTGATTTTGACGGCAGAAAACCTTAGAAAACGAAAGATTGTTTGCACCACTTAGTGGTACCCATCCAAGGAGGCGGGTGCAGACGTAGATCGTTTTCTCATACATTGCAGCAACGAGACTGTAGTGGGATACTATTAGATGGTTTGGTATGTCACGATGATTCCAAGATTTGTAAAGGACTTGTTGTTTGGCTGGAAAGCTGGACGAAGCCAAAGAAAGGGCAGGGCATGGAATGTTGCTCCTCTCGCTTTGAGGTCGAATATTTGGAGAGAGAAAAACATGAGAGCATTTGAAAGGGTAGAAATATGTTTTGATCAGTTGAGTAGTAGTCCCTGATCCCTTATTTCTTTTTTGGTGCACTCATGTAGTTCCTCGTTATATATGTGACTCGGTGTCTTTTGTAGAGAACTATATCTTTTGGTAGGTTCTTTACCTTTTGGTGTACTCTTGTATGCGGCCAATTCTGgcccttttgattaatgaaaTCTTGTTTACTTGATACAATAAAAACGAGAAAAATATGTTCAGGGTGCAAATTAAAGAACATAATTTGCAATATAGAAGtatacatctataaatactagAGCATCTGAAAGATTGAACTATGTAAGGAAATCGAACAAAGAATTAGCATTCAGTACTTTTCTTTTGTTGGTTGGATGAAGTATATCGCATCCATGGATGGGAGTGGCTGTCGTCGCTTGTATATGTCTTCAACCACTGCAAAAACATTGTAAACAGACTTTTTAAAGATTACGTTCAGTGCACCCATACAAGATAGGTCACCAGTGAATGTGCAGAACCCCCCACA is a genomic window containing:
- the LOC107866534 gene encoding SNARE-interacting protein KEULE — encoded protein: MSMSDSDTSSQGSDYKNFRQVVRDRLLYEMLRSAKSKDSKSAWKVLIMDKLTVKIMSYACKMADITEEGVSLVEDIYKRRQPLPSMDAIYFIQPTKENVLMFLSDMAGKSPLYRKAFVFFSSPIAKELVNHIKRDSSVLSRIGALREMNLEFFAIDSQGFITDNERALEDLYGDEEGSRKGDLCLNVMANRIATVFASLMEFPLVRYRSAKSLDPTTMTTFRDLIPTKLAAGVWNSLTKYKSTLPHFPQTETCELLIVDRSVDQIAPIIHEWTYDAMCHDLLNMDGNKYVHEVPGKAGGPPEKKDVLLEDHDPIWLELRHAHIADASERLHEKMTNFVSKNKAAQMHHGSRDGGQLSTRDLQKMVQALPQYSEQIEKLSLHVDIAGKLNRIIRESSLKEIGQLEQDLVFGDAGTKDLINFLRVHQDVTRESKLRLLMIYAAIHPEKYDSDKLSKLMELARLPQDDMTAVYNMRLLEGFTDSKKSSLGPFSLKFDVHKKKHAARKDRTDQAATWQLSRFYPMIEELVEKLSKGELPKNDYPCMNDPSPTFHATSQSASIQANQVSAPHSMRSRRTATWARPRNSDDGYSSDSILRHASSDFKKMGQRIFVFIVGGATRSELRACHKLSTKLKREVVLGSSSIDDPPQFITKLKLLTADEISLDDLQI